One window of Brevibacillus choshinensis genomic DNA carries:
- a CDS encoding flagellar hook-length control protein FliK gives MNVANVATPVGASGTVTATPGSSSGSGSAGIGDLFSMQLVQALQNVPTADELAIAPEGLNEEDMDALQELMALLAQMLGSGQQVPEEVAPKLEEKAGAIEQLLQKAQGQFPQISEDWKQLLSKLNEGEPASDEMKKLAELLEALKAQKGEQETGKKGPTLNRSDLIGNGNNLQQEANKSIQPLRFNQGLSAYKAEAGIPSQPVQPAMQDSGLLNQDSKEDGGLPFGNAQGQVSATNQLQTNQPFQQSSVQTHQVHANQLTQQVTQIFVKQMKLTQLNGVHEAKLILNPQSLGQVDVTITSQNGVITAHFSAETQAGKDMLDNQLPQLRAALTQQGLQVDRLEVNQQQETAFGFQQQREQARQQQDNNRKQDQQEEQDFALEALVDNNESTESLWNRLWETAQGIDDIV, from the coding sequence ATGAATGTAGCAAATGTGGCAACACCAGTTGGAGCATCCGGAACCGTTACGGCGACACCGGGAAGCTCATCAGGGAGTGGTAGCGCTGGGATTGGTGATTTGTTCTCCATGCAGCTGGTTCAGGCCTTGCAAAATGTGCCTACAGCTGATGAACTGGCTATCGCCCCTGAAGGGCTGAATGAAGAGGACATGGACGCCTTGCAAGAATTGATGGCACTACTCGCGCAAATGCTCGGGTCAGGTCAACAAGTACCGGAAGAGGTGGCTCCCAAGCTGGAAGAGAAAGCAGGAGCGATCGAGCAGCTCCTTCAGAAGGCACAAGGCCAATTTCCTCAAATCTCGGAAGACTGGAAGCAACTTTTGTCTAAGCTGAACGAAGGCGAACCAGCTTCTGATGAAATGAAAAAACTGGCTGAACTTCTCGAAGCTTTGAAAGCCCAAAAGGGCGAGCAGGAAACAGGAAAGAAAGGTCCCACCTTAAACCGTTCTGACCTCATTGGTAATGGAAACAACTTGCAGCAGGAAGCCAACAAGAGCATTCAACCGCTGCGCTTTAACCAAGGGCTTTCCGCATACAAGGCAGAAGCAGGCATTCCATCTCAACCCGTACAACCAGCAATGCAAGACTCAGGCTTGTTGAATCAGGATAGCAAGGAGGATGGTGGTCTGCCGTTTGGAAATGCACAAGGTCAAGTAAGTGCTACGAACCAGTTGCAGACGAACCAGCCATTCCAGCAATCATCCGTACAGACTCATCAAGTGCATGCCAATCAGCTGACTCAGCAGGTAACCCAGATATTTGTGAAACAGATGAAGCTGACGCAACTGAATGGGGTACACGAAGCCAAGCTCATCTTGAATCCGCAGTCTTTGGGGCAAGTCGATGTGACCATTACGTCGCAAAATGGCGTGATTACGGCACACTTCTCAGCGGAAACACAGGCAGGCAAGGATATGTTGGACAACCAGCTGCCGCAGCTGCGAGCGGCTTTGACCCAACAAGGCTTACAGGTAGATCGTCTGGAAGTCAATCAGCAGCAGGAGACGGCGTTTGGTTTCCAACAACAACGAGAACAGGCTAGACAACAGCAGGATAACAATCGCAAGCAAGACCAGCAGGAAGAGCAGGATTTCGCTCTGGAAGCACTAGTAGACAACAATGAATCGACAGAATCGTTATGGAATCGCCTGTGGGAAACCGCACAAGGCATCGACGATATCGTCTAG
- a CDS encoding TIGR02530 family flagellar biosynthesis protein, which produces MNQFRVSQTYFPPKTNHVTKATTQTAQGSGKSFQQFLTESLGATAKTQPLSMSQHAVNRLRERGITLDAPQMERLETAVQKAAAKGAKESLILMDNVAYVVSIVNRKIITAVDDGSMKDNVFTNIDSAIFV; this is translated from the coding sequence ATGAACCAATTTCGTGTGTCGCAAACCTACTTCCCTCCGAAAACGAATCACGTCACCAAAGCTACTACCCAGACTGCCCAGGGAAGCGGCAAATCGTTTCAACAGTTTCTGACGGAATCGCTGGGTGCTACCGCCAAAACGCAACCACTCAGCATGAGCCAGCACGCCGTCAATCGACTGAGGGAACGGGGAATAACACTTGATGCCCCTCAAATGGAACGTTTGGAAACAGCCGTGCAAAAAGCGGCTGCCAAAGGAGCCAAAGAGTCTCTCATTCTTATGGATAATGTGGCTTACGTCGTGAGTATCGTAAATCGGAAGATCATTACCGCTGTCGACGATGGAAGCATGAAGGACAATGTGTTTACCAATATTGATAGTGCTATCTTCGTTTAG
- the flgG gene encoding flagellar basal body rod protein FlgG: MLRSMYSGISGLRGFQTKLDVIGNNIANVNTVGFKKGRVMFQDILSQNIQGASAPTDGGKGGTNPTQIGLGAKIGSIDTVFNAGSPMTTNLPTDLSIEGDGFFVVKDGDDGLTYFTRAGNFTRDMNGTLVNPQGMVVQAAGGGAITISRDTYTSYSIGQDGKVIGVTPDGTLEEIATIGVMGFNNPGGLKKVGNSLYENTVNAGDVNGGDPNTPLEPSDDLIKVNIIAGQLEMSNVDLSEEFTEMIVAQRGFQANSRIITTSDTVLEELVNLKR; encoded by the coding sequence ATGCTTCGTTCTATGTACTCGGGTATTTCAGGTTTGCGTGGTTTCCAGACAAAGCTGGACGTTATCGGGAATAACATCGCAAACGTAAATACCGTAGGCTTTAAAAAGGGTCGCGTTATGTTCCAGGATATTTTGAGCCAAAACATCCAAGGGGCAAGTGCTCCTACTGATGGTGGTAAAGGCGGTACAAACCCGACTCAGATCGGTCTGGGTGCGAAAATTGGATCCATCGATACCGTGTTTAACGCAGGTAGCCCGATGACCACAAACTTGCCGACTGACCTCTCTATTGAAGGCGATGGATTCTTTGTCGTAAAAGACGGGGATGACGGATTGACCTACTTTACCCGCGCTGGTAACTTTACACGCGATATGAACGGTACGCTGGTGAATCCACAGGGTATGGTAGTCCAAGCTGCTGGCGGTGGAGCGATTACAATCAGCCGTGACACCTACACCTCTTACTCCATCGGTCAAGATGGGAAAGTAATTGGGGTTACACCAGATGGAACGCTGGAAGAAATCGCTACCATCGGGGTCATGGGTTTTAATAACCCAGGCGGTCTGAAAAAAGTAGGGAACTCTTTGTACGAGAACACAGTGAATGCTGGGGACGTCAATGGAGGAGATCCAAATACTCCTCTGGAGCCATCCGATGACCTCATTAAAGTGAACATCATCGCAGGTCAGTTGGAAATGTCCAACGTTGACCTATCCGAAGAGTTTACTGAAATGATCGTCGCTCAACGTGGCTTCCAGGCAAACTCGCGTATCATCACCACTTCCGACACGGTATTGGAAGAGCTGGTAAACCTGAAGCGCTAA
- a CDS encoding flagellar FlbD family protein, with protein MIQLTRFNGAIFYLNITHIETVEATPDTVITLFNDRKYIVKDSAESIAERVQAFYQNVPPASSAPRLPEDANE; from the coding sequence ATGATCCAATTGACACGATTTAACGGCGCAATTTTTTATCTGAATATCACGCATATCGAGACGGTAGAGGCTACTCCCGATACGGTGATTACTCTGTTCAACGACAGGAAATACATCGTCAAAGATTCGGCAGAGTCAATCGCTGAACGTGTCCAGGCCTTTTATCAAAATGTTCCTCCGGCAAGTAGTGCACCGAGATTGCCGGAAGATGCAAATGAATAG
- a CDS encoding flagellar basal body-associated FliL family protein gives MFQNRLFNMALIIIIAISLLGVISFVLWQTYLSPTAQTASSAEKQLEPLSAKEMHEYSVDTGEITTNLLTNNYMIVRFTITADNSDAKAELEQRLPQINQVIIKTLAGLTPEDIKGTEGVNKLEAKIMNEVSSLMQEGKIVQVVTTKRVLS, from the coding sequence ATGTTTCAAAATCGATTGTTTAACATGGCTCTAATTATTATCATCGCGATATCGCTTCTGGGAGTTATTTCGTTCGTGCTCTGGCAAACCTATCTCTCCCCAACTGCACAGACGGCTAGTAGTGCAGAAAAGCAATTGGAACCATTGTCTGCAAAGGAAATGCATGAGTACTCAGTGGACACCGGTGAAATTACTACCAATCTGCTAACGAACAATTACATGATCGTACGATTCACGATCACAGCAGATAATTCCGACGCAAAAGCGGAACTGGAACAACGCCTGCCCCAAATCAATCAGGTCATTATCAAGACTTTGGCTGGTTTGACGCCTGAAGACATCAAGGGTACAGAAGGCGTGAACAAACTGGAAGCAAAAATCATGAATGAAGTCAGCTCCCTGATGCAAGAAGGTAAGATCGTTCAAGTGGTAACGACCAAACGTGTCTTGTCCTAG
- the fliM gene encoding flagellar motor switch protein FliM: protein MAEVLSQSEIDALLAALSSGEMDANELKKEETERKVKVYDFKRALRFSKDQIRGLTRIHENYARLLTTYFSAQLRTFVQITVASVDQLPYDEFIRSIPKMTILNIFEAPPLEGRMVLEVNPNIAYTMLDRLLGGQGAIPEKMGSLTEIETTVMERVFGKALDTFHEAWKQIIELDPYQEGLEMNPQFMQIVSPNEIVVVISFSTKIGDTTGMINLCLPHVVLEPIMTKLSGQYWFSKQKKTRDEEERLRVEDRVKTAKLPIVAEMGTATISVKDFLQLQQGDVIQLDQSLDNKLKIKIGNHLKFLGQPGTLKGRVAVQIDEVIEEGEEHNE from the coding sequence ATGGCCGAGGTTCTCTCACAAAGTGAGATTGATGCGTTGTTGGCTGCTCTCTCATCGGGGGAGATGGACGCCAACGAGCTGAAAAAAGAAGAGACTGAGCGCAAAGTAAAAGTATATGACTTTAAACGAGCTTTGCGTTTTTCCAAAGATCAGATCCGTGGTCTGACGCGTATTCATGAAAACTACGCGCGGCTGTTGACGACGTATTTTTCCGCTCAGCTCCGTACCTTCGTGCAAATTACGGTTGCCTCCGTCGATCAATTACCGTATGACGAGTTTATTCGTTCCATTCCCAAGATGACCATTCTCAACATCTTTGAAGCGCCACCATTGGAAGGTCGTATGGTCCTGGAAGTGAATCCTAACATCGCTTACACCATGCTCGATCGTCTTTTAGGTGGGCAGGGTGCGATTCCTGAAAAAATGGGCTCCCTTACGGAAATTGAAACAACGGTGATGGAGCGTGTGTTTGGCAAAGCGCTGGATACATTCCACGAGGCATGGAAACAAATCATTGAACTTGATCCTTATCAGGAAGGCCTTGAGATGAATCCGCAGTTTATGCAGATCGTCTCACCCAATGAAATCGTGGTCGTTATTTCATTCAGTACCAAAATCGGGGACACGACTGGCATGATTAACTTGTGTTTGCCACACGTCGTTCTCGAACCGATCATGACAAAGCTGTCCGGACAATACTGGTTCTCAAAACAGAAAAAAACGCGCGACGAAGAAGAACGTCTGCGTGTAGAAGACCGGGTAAAGACTGCGAAGCTACCGATCGTCGCAGAAATGGGCACAGCTACGATTTCGGTAAAAGATTTCCTCCAGCTTCAACAAGGAGATGTCATTCAACTGGATCAGTCGTTAGATAACAAGCTTAAAATCAAGATCGGCAACCACCTGAAATTTCTCGGACAGCCGGGTACTCTTAAAGGAAGAGTTGCCGTACAGATTGATGAAGTCATAGAGGAGGGGGAGGAACACAATGAGTAG
- the fliY gene encoding flagellar motor switch phosphatase FliY, whose protein sequence is MSRDMLSQDEIDALLRANNLVEDEEEADSVVSQDVAEFLSPFEQDALGEIGNISFGSAATALSTLLSRKVDITTPTVSVVNVNELESEFPIPHVAVHVEYTDGFKGINLLVIRMEDAAVIADLMMGGEGRPENTDLSELHISAVQEAMNQMMGSAATSMSTIFNQFINITPPGIDVMDLAQGKGGDSFTEDDSPLVKVSFRLKVGEHGELIDSNIMQLLPLSFAKKMIDRLVGGTEEEVAAAAAAVEMPSIPAITQSAAPVAAAPVQPEPAYVPPAAPQPQPQPMYEQPPMGYAPPPMYAQPMGYPGQPYPDAYAQHAMPPGYAPYPPAYPPTPMAPTPQHFGSPAANQANVKPAQFVPLGGAPMVTGEEQNLNLLLDIPLQVTVELGRTKKLIREILDLSAGSIIQLDKLAGEHVDILVNNKLIAKGEVVVIDENFGVRVTDIISQFDRVQKLQ, encoded by the coding sequence ATGAGTAGAGACATGCTTTCTCAGGACGAGATTGACGCGCTGCTTCGCGCGAACAACTTGGTAGAGGATGAAGAGGAAGCTGATTCGGTAGTCAGTCAGGATGTTGCCGAATTTCTTTCCCCGTTTGAACAGGATGCTCTCGGAGAAATTGGAAATATTTCTTTCGGTAGCGCTGCGACAGCACTCTCCACGCTGCTGAGCAGAAAGGTAGACATTACGACCCCGACTGTTTCGGTAGTCAATGTGAACGAGCTGGAAAGCGAGTTCCCTATTCCCCACGTCGCCGTCCACGTGGAATATACAGACGGGTTTAAAGGAATAAACCTGCTTGTCATCCGCATGGAAGACGCAGCGGTGATTGCCGACCTGATGATGGGTGGAGAAGGTCGACCAGAGAATACAGATCTATCTGAACTACATATCAGCGCAGTACAAGAGGCGATGAACCAGATGATGGGTTCAGCAGCGACCTCTATGTCCACGATCTTTAACCAATTCATCAACATCACTCCTCCTGGTATTGATGTGATGGATCTAGCACAAGGCAAAGGTGGAGATAGCTTCACGGAAGATGACAGCCCATTGGTTAAAGTGTCCTTCCGTTTAAAAGTGGGGGAGCATGGTGAACTGATTGATTCAAACATCATGCAACTACTGCCGCTATCGTTTGCGAAAAAGATGATTGATAGACTGGTGGGAGGTACTGAAGAAGAGGTAGCAGCCGCTGCTGCAGCCGTCGAAATGCCAAGTATCCCGGCCATTACCCAATCAGCTGCACCAGTAGCAGCAGCTCCTGTTCAACCAGAACCGGCCTACGTGCCACCTGCTGCACCACAGCCACAACCACAACCGATGTACGAACAACCGCCTATGGGCTATGCACCACCGCCCATGTACGCGCAACCTATGGGATACCCAGGACAGCCTTATCCGGATGCTTACGCACAGCATGCCATGCCGCCAGGATACGCACCTTATCCACCAGCGTATCCACCGACACCTATGGCGCCGACACCTCAGCATTTTGGCAGCCCAGCTGCAAATCAAGCAAACGTGAAACCAGCGCAATTTGTGCCGCTTGGAGGTGCTCCCATGGTAACGGGAGAAGAGCAAAACTTGAACCTGCTTCTAGACATTCCACTGCAAGTAACAGTCGAACTCGGACGCACCAAGAAATTAATCAGAGAAATCCTTGACTTGTCCGCTGGATCAATTATACAGTTGGACAAGCTGGCAGGTGAGCATGTAGACATCTTGGTAAACAACAAGCTGATTGCCAAGGGAGAAGTGGTCGTCATTGACGAAAACTTTGGGGTCCGTGTCACAGATATCATCAGTCAGTTCGATCGTGTTCAAAAATTACAATAA
- a CDS encoding response regulator produces the protein MSNKVLIVDDAAFMRMMIKEILSKNGYSVVGEASDGAQAIEKYKELGPDLVTMDITMPEMDGIAALKEIKKLDPNARVIMCSAMGQQAMVIDAIQAGAKDFIVKPFQADRVLEAIKKTLS, from the coding sequence ATGTCAAACAAAGTATTAATCGTGGATGATGCAGCGTTCATGCGTATGATGATCAAGGAGATTTTGTCCAAAAACGGCTACAGCGTTGTCGGGGAAGCGAGCGACGGTGCTCAGGCGATTGAAAAATACAAAGAACTCGGTCCTGACCTGGTAACGATGGACATTACAATGCCAGAAATGGACGGTATTGCTGCTTTGAAGGAAATCAAAAAGCTTGATCCAAACGCACGTGTCATCATGTGCTCTGCGATGGGACAACAAGCCATGGTTATTGATGCGATTCAGGCGGGCGCAAAAGATTTCATCGTGAAGCCGTTCCAGGCTGATCGCGTTCTGGAAGCGATCAAGAAGACATTGAGCTAA
- a CDS encoding flagellar biosynthetic protein FliO translates to MMKFRNAGTRLIWVCCLIMLLVASLPVMASAEGTVADSYNQGNAPKSNAPAGGEQPAAIPGSGNGSMWGYLVQVIFSLGFIAVLIYLLLRFLGKRQIGQGHGPIKIISAAALGNGKTMQVVMIGETLYIVGVGENVQLLRMIEPGEEVDLILSDAEMKPISSQFTFKWLPFGKKKQVEEEILYSSEVDGQSFQELLKGQWNDVQKRPIQTDVWTKEEAQDRGDLK, encoded by the coding sequence ATGATGAAATTCCGGAATGCAGGGACGCGACTCATTTGGGTTTGTTGTCTCATCATGCTGCTTGTCGCCTCCCTTCCTGTCATGGCATCAGCCGAGGGTACTGTGGCTGATTCCTATAACCAGGGGAATGCACCAAAGAGCAATGCGCCCGCCGGCGGCGAACAGCCGGCGGCCATTCCGGGCAGCGGAAACGGAAGTATGTGGGGATACTTGGTCCAAGTCATCTTCTCACTCGGATTCATTGCTGTGCTCATCTACCTGTTGCTGCGATTTTTGGGCAAGAGGCAAATTGGACAAGGCCACGGACCAATCAAGATCATTTCTGCAGCAGCTCTCGGAAACGGGAAAACCATGCAGGTTGTCATGATAGGGGAAACCTTGTATATCGTCGGAGTTGGTGAAAATGTACAACTGCTCCGAATGATCGAACCGGGAGAAGAAGTCGACCTCATTTTATCAGACGCAGAAATGAAGCCCATTTCTTCACAGTTTACTTTCAAATGGCTGCCTTTCGGGAAAAAGAAACAAGTAGAAGAAGAAATCTTGTATTCTTCCGAAGTGGATGGACAATCGTTTCAAGAGTTGCTGAAGGGACAATGGAATGATGTCCAGAAGCGACCGATTCAAACAGATGTATGGACCAAAGAGGAAGCTCAGGACAGAGGGGACCTAAAATGA
- the fliP gene encoding flagellar type III secretion system pore protein FliP (The bacterial flagellar biogenesis protein FliP forms a type III secretion system (T3SS)-type pore required for flagellar assembly.) has product MKHFLQVLVIAAVLLALPNVVMAAPVGTPLVPSIDLKIGGGTGTPQETSSAIQILLILTVLSVAPAILLLMTSFTRIVIVLSFVRNALATQQMPPNQVLVALALFMTFFIMAPTLGKVNETAVQPFMAGKMSQQQAFDTAVIPFKEFMAKQTREKDLALFLEYTKADRPKTIQDIPLSALVPAYAISELKTAFQIGFMIFIPFLVIDMVISSILMGMGMMMLPPVMISLPFKILLFIMVDGWYLVVKSLLISF; this is encoded by the coding sequence ATGAAACATTTTTTGCAGGTGCTCGTGATTGCCGCAGTGCTGCTGGCTTTGCCAAATGTCGTAATGGCAGCTCCCGTGGGAACACCGCTTGTTCCGAGCATTGATTTGAAAATTGGCGGCGGAACTGGAACGCCTCAGGAAACATCCTCGGCGATTCAAATTTTGCTGATTTTAACGGTTTTGTCTGTAGCTCCGGCGATTTTGCTGCTCATGACGAGCTTTACCAGGATCGTGATCGTGCTGTCATTCGTCCGTAATGCCCTGGCTACTCAACAAATGCCTCCAAACCAGGTTCTGGTGGCATTAGCGCTCTTTATGACATTTTTTATCATGGCTCCGACACTTGGCAAGGTAAATGAAACAGCCGTTCAGCCTTTTATGGCGGGGAAGATGAGCCAGCAACAGGCTTTTGATACGGCAGTGATCCCTTTCAAGGAATTCATGGCGAAGCAAACAAGGGAAAAAGATTTGGCGTTATTCCTGGAATATACAAAGGCAGATAGACCAAAGACCATTCAAGACATTCCCTTGAGTGCATTGGTACCCGCGTACGCTATCAGTGAATTGAAAACGGCATTTCAAATCGGCTTTATGATCTTCATACCATTCCTCGTAATTGATATGGTCATCTCCAGTATTTTGATGGGGATGGGGATGATGATGTTGCCACCTGTCATGATTTCGTTGCCGTTTAAAATCTTGCTTTTCATCATGGTAGATGGCTGGTATCTGGTCGTAAAATCACTCTTGATCAGTTTCTAG
- the fliQ gene encoding flagellar biosynthesis protein FliQ has protein sequence MTQELLMQIAQSSVYTILMLSAPALGIALLVGLIVSVFQATTQIQEQTLAFIPKILAVFITLLAVGPWMLRVMLDFTMGIFGNLHRFVG, from the coding sequence ATGACACAAGAATTATTGATGCAGATTGCCCAGAGCTCAGTCTATACCATCCTGATGCTTTCGGCGCCTGCCCTAGGGATCGCCTTGCTGGTCGGATTGATTGTCAGCGTCTTCCAGGCAACGACACAAATTCAGGAGCAAACTCTTGCATTCATTCCAAAAATCTTGGCAGTCTTCATCACACTGCTAGCAGTTGGACCATGGATGCTGCGTGTAATGCTTGATTTTACGATGGGAATCTTCGGAAACCTCCATCGATTTGTCGGATAG
- the fliR gene encoding flagellar biosynthetic protein FliR, with translation MNLFLMYLPIFLLVFVRMSAFIVAAPFFSIKGVPNQFKIAFAFIMALISFQYIPVQAQITMDLTFILHVCKEALVGLILGYICELMFVAVQVAGGLMDMQMGLAMANVIDPRTGAYVPITGNFKNILAILYFFSINGHHMLIRGVIKSYEAIPVEAVWAAFGSEQVMMTAVKVFQNMFLSAFMMAAPIVVALFLVDLSLGIIAKSVPQFNIFVVGLPIKLLAGFLLLIVVMPAFLLTLNGLFESMFRALAEMMKMLGGTP, from the coding sequence ATGAATCTCTTCTTGATGTACCTTCCCATTTTTTTGCTTGTGTTTGTAAGAATGAGTGCTTTTATTGTAGCCGCTCCTTTCTTTTCGATTAAAGGGGTGCCCAATCAATTCAAAATAGCGTTTGCCTTTATTATGGCGTTGATCAGTTTTCAATACATACCCGTTCAGGCCCAAATAACCATGGATTTGACTTTCATCCTTCATGTGTGTAAGGAAGCGTTAGTAGGACTCATCCTCGGTTATATTTGTGAGTTGATGTTCGTAGCTGTTCAGGTCGCTGGTGGTCTGATGGACATGCAGATGGGACTAGCAATGGCCAACGTAATTGACCCGAGGACGGGTGCATACGTACCGATCACGGGTAACTTCAAAAACATCCTAGCCATTCTCTACTTTTTCAGTATTAATGGGCATCACATGCTCATAAGGGGAGTCATCAAAAGCTACGAGGCGATCCCGGTTGAAGCGGTATGGGCAGCATTCGGCAGTGAGCAAGTCATGATGACTGCTGTCAAAGTCTTTCAAAACATGTTTCTTAGTGCATTTATGATGGCGGCTCCGATCGTCGTGGCGTTATTCCTCGTGGATCTCTCCCTTGGGATCATCGCTAAATCTGTACCGCAATTTAATATTTTCGTAGTAGGTTTACCGATTAAATTGCTCGCAGGATTTCTGTTATTGATTGTGGTGATGCCCGCTTTCCTGTTGACCTTGAACGGATTATTTGAAAGTATGTTCCGGGCACTCGCAGAAATGATGAAAATGCTCGGAGGCACACCATGA
- the flhB gene encoding flagellar biosynthesis protein FlhB, whose translation MKQIRFHYPIDLQFFNGEKTEKATPKKKDDARKKGQVAKSQDLSPSIALTTFFFLLIMLGSNMLATFQNIMRESLITYTSWQVNEENLKLMVSQLAFEAFKIVGPVLGASLLVAFAVNYMQVGWLISTEPLQMKLEKLNPIEGAKRIFSLRSIVELLKSLLKISAGIFVAYSILWNTKDQVVQLSLKSLGAVLSFTAGEVAKLGIYLGLLLFVLAVLDYAYQRYEHEKNLRMSKQDLKDEHKQAEGDPLIKGKIRERQRSMAIRRMMQELPKADVIITNPTHFAVAIRYDVSAMSAPTVVAKGQDYLALKIREVAKKHRIVTMENKPLARALYSQVEIGQQIPEELFKAVAEVLAYVYKLQGKAK comes from the coding sequence ATGAAGCAGATCAGGTTTCATTATCCGATAGACTTGCAATTTTTCAATGGGGAAAAAACTGAAAAAGCGACACCGAAGAAAAAAGACGATGCGAGAAAAAAAGGACAGGTTGCCAAGAGTCAGGATTTGTCCCCGTCGATCGCACTCACTACCTTCTTCTTTCTATTGATCATGCTGGGCTCGAACATGCTAGCGACTTTTCAAAACATCATGCGAGAGTCGTTGATTACCTACACGAGCTGGCAGGTAAATGAAGAGAATCTGAAACTCATGGTGTCGCAACTTGCTTTTGAAGCATTCAAAATAGTAGGTCCTGTATTAGGGGCTTCATTGCTCGTCGCTTTTGCCGTGAATTACATGCAGGTCGGTTGGTTAATTTCTACAGAACCCCTTCAGATGAAGCTGGAAAAATTAAATCCGATTGAAGGCGCAAAACGCATTTTTTCCTTACGTTCCATCGTGGAACTGCTCAAATCTTTATTAAAAATCAGTGCTGGAATTTTCGTTGCCTATTCGATTTTATGGAACACCAAAGATCAGGTGGTGCAGCTTTCTCTGAAGTCTTTGGGAGCGGTTCTATCATTTACGGCGGGCGAGGTCGCCAAGCTAGGAATCTACCTCGGATTACTGCTGTTTGTCTTAGCGGTGTTGGATTACGCCTATCAGCGCTATGAACACGAGAAAAATCTACGGATGTCCAAACAAGACCTGAAAGATGAACACAAGCAGGCAGAAGGGGATCCGCTGATTAAAGGAAAGATTCGTGAGCGACAACGCAGCATGGCAATCCGACGAATGATGCAAGAGCTGCCAAAAGCAGATGTGATTATTACCAACCCGACGCACTTTGCCGTTGCTATCCGTTATGACGTCAGTGCCATGAGCGCTCCAACGGTAGTAGCCAAAGGGCAAGACTATCTCGCTTTAAAAATCAGAGAAGTGGCCAAAAAACACCGGATCGTTACGATGGAAAACAAGCCCTTGGCCAGGGCTCTCTATAGTCAGGTTGAGATTGGACAGCAAATTCCCGAAGAGTTGTTTAAAGCGGTAGCGGAAGTTCTCGCGTACGTGTACAAGCTGCAGGGGAAAGCGAAATAA